The proteins below come from a single Plantactinospora sp. KBS50 genomic window:
- a CDS encoding polyketide synthase dehydratase domain-containing protein, producing the protein MDSILAEFQEIAATVTYHPAHTPVISNQTGDVAPTTDATYWTRHIREAVRYTDMITTLHNAGVTTYVELGPDNTLTTLTTACLPDDHQSTVVPTNEPARTRAHLHVHGHHLTIPTTPGQHTDLPTYPFQRQLYWLRPAATGTATSLGLATADHPLLSAATELPDGGHLFTGRIGLASHAWLADHAIHDAVLLPATGFVELALYAADQAGAEGLGELTLQAPLILPAQGAVQLRVQVGPAGDDGDRTIAIHSRPEKAPAGTGWTTHATGTAGGTGTAAPEDTTPAPGAETVRLDGLYDALAVRGYGYGSRFRGLEAVWRDGETLYADVALPAGVDPAGFGVHPALLDAALHPMLLDVAGRDNGADGEILLPFAWSGVTLHATGATRFRLRVTPIGPDTVRLTAVDGTGAPVVRVESLTARPVTRAQIADARVTVADPLYATTWTADGAGADGPDRIGALREFPGATVYRDPKEVAGDTGRPPVVLAVVPPGRTAADRGPAEDVLRLVQDWLADDRLADTRLAVVTTGAVCTRTGEDVSDLAAAAVWGWSGPRRASTRTGSGCWTRTFRQRRCRRPCSGGRWPAWSRSWRSGPGRSCCPGWPPCRRPTATRPRPAGTRPAAGTRRRWTLTAPCWSPAARARSARCWPGT; encoded by the coding sequence ATGGATTCGATCCTGGCCGAATTCCAGGAGATCGCCGCCACCGTCACCTACCACCCGGCCCACACCCCGGTCATCTCCAACCAGACCGGCGACGTAGCCCCCACCACCGACGCCACCTACTGGACCCGACACATCCGCGAAGCCGTCCGCTACACCGATATGATCACCACGCTGCACAACGCGGGCGTCACCACCTACGTGGAACTCGGACCCGACAACACCCTCACCACCCTCACCACCGCCTGCCTCCCCGACGACCACCAGTCCACCGTCGTCCCCACCAACGAACCCGCACGAACCCGCGCCCACCTGCACGTCCACGGACACCACCTGACCATCCCCACCACCCCCGGCCAACACACCGACCTCCCCACCTACCCCTTCCAACGCCAGCTCTACTGGCTGCGCCCGGCCGCCACCGGCACCGCCACCAGCCTCGGCCTGGCCACCGCCGACCACCCGCTGCTGTCGGCCGCGACCGAACTGCCGGACGGCGGCCACCTGTTCACCGGCCGGATCGGCCTCGCCAGCCACGCGTGGCTGGCCGACCACGCCATCCACGACGCGGTCCTGCTCCCGGCGACCGGCTTCGTCGAGCTGGCGTTGTACGCCGCCGACCAGGCCGGGGCGGAGGGCCTGGGCGAGCTGACGTTGCAGGCGCCGCTGATCCTGCCCGCGCAGGGCGCGGTCCAACTGCGGGTGCAGGTCGGCCCGGCCGGGGACGACGGCGACCGGACGATCGCCATCCACTCCCGGCCGGAGAAGGCACCGGCCGGGACCGGCTGGACCACCCACGCCACCGGCACCGCCGGCGGCACCGGCACCGCCGCGCCGGAGGACACCACCCCGGCGCCGGGCGCCGAGACCGTACGGCTCGACGGCCTGTACGACGCGCTGGCGGTCCGCGGCTACGGCTACGGGTCCCGCTTCCGCGGCCTGGAGGCGGTGTGGCGGGACGGCGAGACGCTCTACGCCGACGTCGCGCTGCCGGCCGGGGTGGACCCGGCCGGGTTCGGCGTACACCCGGCCCTGCTGGACGCGGCCCTGCACCCGATGCTGCTGGACGTCGCCGGGCGCGACAACGGCGCGGACGGGGAGATCCTGCTGCCGTTCGCGTGGAGCGGCGTGACCCTGCACGCGACCGGGGCCACCCGGTTCCGGCTGCGGGTGACCCCGATCGGTCCGGACACGGTGCGCCTGACCGCGGTGGACGGCACCGGCGCCCCGGTGGTACGGGTGGAGTCGCTGACCGCCCGGCCGGTCACCCGGGCGCAGATCGCCGACGCCCGGGTCACCGTCGCCGATCCGCTCTACGCGACGACCTGGACCGCGGACGGGGCCGGTGCGGACGGGCCGGACCGGATCGGCGCGCTGCGGGAGTTCCCGGGCGCGACGGTCTACCGGGATCCGAAGGAGGTGGCCGGGGACACCGGCCGGCCGCCGGTGGTGCTGGCCGTCGTGCCGCCCGGCCGGACCGCCGCCGACCGCGGGCCGGCCGAGGATGTCCTGCGGCTGGTGCAGGACTGGCTCGCCGACGACCGGCTGGCCGACACCCGGTTGGCGGTCGTCACCACCGGGGCGGTCTGCACCCGTACCGGGGAAGATGTTTCTGATCTTGCGGCGGCGGCGGTCTGGGGCTGGTCCGGACCGCGCAGAGCGAGCACCCGGACCGGTTCTGGCTGCTGGACTCGGACGTTCCGGCAGCGGCGCTGCCGGCGGCCCTGCTCCGGCGGGCGCTGGCCGGCGTGGAGCCGCAGCTGGCGATCCGGGCCGGGGAGATCCTGCTGCCCCGGCTGGCCGCCGTGCCGCCGGCCCACGGCGACGCGCCCGCGGCCGGCGGGGACGCGGCCGGCGGCGGGAACGCGGCGGCGCTGGACCCTGACGGCACCGTGCTGGTCACCGGCGGCACGGGCGCGCTCGGCGCGCTGCTGGCCCGGCACCTGA
- a CDS encoding beta-ketoacyl reductase, which produces MLVTGGTGALGALLARHLITAHGARRLLLTGRRGPAAPGAAQLRAELSALGAEVTIAACDAADRDELAALLAGHRLTAVVHAAGVLDDGVLTDLNPPRLANTMRPKVDAAWHLHELSQGHDLAAFVVYSSVSGVLGGPGQANYAAANAWLDGLAAYRHARGLPATSLAWGLWAAGMGGTLDPAGAARIAASGVLPLTTEQGLAFFDAALRLPERPALVAARLDLARLRGRASAGPVPPLLRGLVRAPARRSAQTAAADAEALSRRLATLPDDDRRRVLLDLVRGTMAAALGHDRPESIEAERGFLDMGFDSLTAVQFRNRLAGAVGVRLPATILFDYPTPTALAGHLLGRIVPAPAAAGPAGPPTDGSVLADLDRLEARMPGLLPDALGPLATRLQTLLARVHAARGNGASVADRIDTASDDEMFDLIDKELGIS; this is translated from the coding sequence GTGCTGGTCACCGGCGGCACGGGCGCGCTCGGCGCGCTGCTGGCCCGGCACCTGATCACCGCGCACGGCGCGCGGCGGCTGCTGCTGACCGGCCGGCGCGGGCCGGCCGCCCCCGGCGCCGCGCAACTGCGGGCCGAACTGTCCGCGCTCGGCGCCGAGGTCACCATCGCCGCCTGCGACGCCGCGGACCGGGACGAACTGGCGGCGCTGCTGGCCGGACACCGGCTGACCGCGGTGGTACACGCGGCCGGGGTGCTGGACGACGGCGTGCTCACCGACCTGAACCCGCCGCGGCTGGCCAACACGATGCGCCCCAAGGTGGACGCGGCGTGGCACCTGCACGAGCTGTCCCAGGGGCACGACCTGGCCGCGTTCGTCGTGTACTCGTCGGTCTCCGGGGTGCTGGGCGGCCCGGGGCAGGCGAACTACGCGGCCGCGAACGCCTGGCTGGACGGCCTCGCCGCGTACCGGCACGCCCGCGGGCTGCCCGCCACCTCGCTGGCCTGGGGGCTCTGGGCTGCGGGCATGGGTGGCACCCTCGACCCGGCCGGCGCGGCCCGGATCGCGGCCTCCGGCGTGCTGCCGCTGACCACCGAGCAGGGGCTGGCGTTCTTCGACGCCGCGCTGCGGCTGCCGGAGCGGCCCGCCCTGGTCGCGGCCCGGCTCGACCTGGCCCGGCTGCGCGGCCGGGCATCGGCGGGACCGGTGCCGCCGCTGCTGCGCGGCCTGGTCCGGGCGCCGGCCCGGCGGAGCGCCCAGACGGCCGCGGCGGACGCCGAGGCGCTGTCCCGGCGGCTGGCGACGCTCCCCGACGACGACCGGCGCCGGGTCCTGCTGGACCTGGTCCGCGGCACGATGGCCGCCGCGCTCGGGCACGACCGGCCGGAGAGCATCGAGGCCGAGCGCGGCTTCCTGGACATGGGCTTCGACTCGCTGACCGCGGTGCAGTTCCGCAACCGGCTGGCCGGGGCGGTGGGCGTACGGCTGCCGGCCACCATCCTGTTCGACTACCCGACGCCGACCGCGCTGGCCGGACACCTGCTGGGCCGGATCGTCCCGGCGCCGGCCGCGGCCGGGCCCGCCGGACCGCCGACGGACGGCTCGGTGCTGGCGGACCTGGACCGGCTGGAGGCCCGGATGCCCGGCCTGCTGCCGGACGCGCTCGGCCCGCTCGCCACCCGCCTGCAGACCCTGCTCGCCCGGGTGCACGCCGCCCGCGGCAACGGCGCGTCGGTCGCCGACCGCATCGACACCGCCAGCGACGACGAGATGTTCGACCTGATCGACAAAGAGCTCGGCATCTCCTGA
- a CDS encoding type I polyketide synthase, with the protein MVNEDRLRDYLKRVTAELHQTRQRLVEAESASREPIAIIGMSCRYPGGVSTPEQLWDLVAGEVDAITPFPENRGWDTAALYDPDPEHTGTSYAREGGFLHDADLFDPGFFGISPREALSVDPQHRLLLETSWEAMERAGITPDTLRGSDTGVFAGVMYNDYGSRLQERTPAGFEGFIGTGNAGSIASGRVAYTFGFEGPAVTVDTACSSSLVAMHVACQALRNEECGLALAGGVAVMATPSTFIDFSRQRGLAPDGRCKSFAEAADGVAWAEGAGILLLERLSDARRNGHRVLAVITGSALNQDGTSSQLTAPNGPSQQRVIRQALASARLTSDQIDVVEAHGTGTTLGDPIEAQALLATYGRERPADRPLLLGSVKSNIGHTQAAAGAASVIKIVQAMTHGLLPRSLHIDAPSSHVDWTEGAVELLTEAQPWPETGHPRRAAVSSFGISGTNAHLILEEPPAERSATAPGAGPEPGAGAPGAEPGTGPETGAEPARPAPGPWVLSAKTEPALRVQAARLRDHLDTHPDADPATIGAALAATRSRFTHRAAIVADGLDGYRQALDALAAGEPSAAVVTGTAAGPARTALVFPGQGSQWAGMASELLETSPVFRDRLRECAAALRPHTGWDVLDVLAGHPDAPPLERADVVQPALFAVMVSLAELWRASGVRVDAVVGHSQGEIAAACVAGALSLADAALVVALRSRALAAIAGRGGMASIPLPAAEVAALLADAGDRLGIAAVNGPASTVVSGDIEPLAALIARCEADGVRARRIPVDYASHGAHVEAIEEELLGLLAGIRPVASEIPFHSTVTAGRFDTTGLDARYWYTNLRRTVRYEETVRALQEAGFRVFIEASPHPVLTVATQETLDAGTPAATATGSLRRDDGGLRRFHTSLGQAHAAGTEVDWSVFHGAAAVDGADLPTYGFVRQRYWLDVPPGGGNVADLGLRPSGHPLLGATVTLADTDGHLFTGRLSLHAHPWLADHAVLGDPLLPGAALADLALHAAGQAGADRIEELVLHAPLTLPASGSVHVQLRVDAPGPDGSRALSIHSRPADEDADPTWTRHVTGTAGTGTPGAGGAGGAGGAEPAGLTAWPPAGEPVELADFYPSLAETGLGYGPVFQGVRAVWRDGATVFAEVALPPETETDGYGIHPALLDAALHPIALHHDRDAVRLPFSFAGMRLHATGARTARVRITPAGDDAVTVAVFDPDGAPVATVDSLVTRPVSAAQLVAARPAGRQPLYAVDWIPSEPRELPDAPVVPVLDADEPAETEPAETEPAETADAGVVAVRLPAGTTRPTTNRSGRPCASCTDGSTPTPGSCC; encoded by the coding sequence ATGGTGAATGAGGACAGGCTCCGCGATTATCTGAAGCGGGTCACCGCCGAGCTGCACCAGACGCGGCAGCGCCTGGTCGAGGCGGAGTCCGCGAGCCGCGAGCCGATCGCCATCATCGGCATGTCCTGCCGGTACCCGGGCGGGGTGAGCACGCCGGAACAACTGTGGGACCTGGTCGCCGGCGAGGTGGACGCGATCACGCCGTTCCCGGAGAACCGGGGCTGGGACACCGCCGCGCTGTACGACCCGGACCCGGAGCACACCGGCACCAGCTACGCCCGGGAGGGCGGGTTCCTGCACGACGCGGACCTGTTCGACCCCGGATTCTTCGGCATCAGCCCGCGGGAGGCGCTCTCCGTCGACCCGCAGCACCGGCTGCTGCTGGAGACGTCCTGGGAGGCGATGGAGCGGGCCGGGATCACGCCGGACACCCTGCGCGGCTCGGACACCGGCGTCTTCGCGGGCGTGATGTACAACGACTACGGCTCCCGGTTGCAGGAGCGCACGCCGGCCGGCTTCGAGGGGTTCATCGGCACCGGGAACGCGGGCAGCATCGCCTCCGGCCGGGTCGCCTACACGTTCGGGTTCGAGGGCCCGGCGGTCACCGTGGACACCGCCTGCTCCTCCTCGCTGGTGGCCATGCACGTGGCCTGCCAGGCGCTGCGCAACGAGGAGTGCGGGCTGGCCCTGGCCGGTGGCGTCGCGGTGATGGCGACGCCGAGCACGTTCATCGACTTCAGCCGGCAGCGCGGGCTGGCCCCGGACGGGCGGTGCAAGTCGTTCGCGGAGGCCGCCGACGGGGTGGCCTGGGCCGAGGGCGCCGGAATCCTGCTGCTGGAGCGGCTCTCCGACGCCCGTCGCAACGGGCACCGGGTACTGGCCGTGATCACCGGCAGCGCGCTCAACCAGGACGGTACGAGCAGCCAGTTGACCGCGCCGAACGGGCCGTCCCAGCAGCGGGTGATCCGGCAGGCGCTGGCGAGCGCGCGGCTGACCTCCGACCAGATCGACGTGGTGGAGGCGCACGGCACCGGCACCACGCTGGGCGACCCGATCGAGGCGCAGGCGCTGCTGGCGACCTACGGCCGGGAACGGCCGGCGGACCGGCCGCTGCTGCTGGGCTCGGTGAAGTCCAACATCGGGCACACCCAGGCGGCGGCCGGCGCGGCCAGCGTCATCAAGATCGTCCAGGCGATGACGCACGGCCTTTTGCCCCGGAGCCTGCACATCGACGCGCCGTCGTCGCACGTGGACTGGACCGAGGGCGCGGTGGAGCTGCTGACCGAGGCCCAGCCGTGGCCGGAGACCGGGCACCCGCGCCGGGCCGCGGTGTCGTCGTTCGGCATCAGCGGCACCAACGCGCACCTGATCCTGGAGGAGCCGCCGGCCGAGCGGTCCGCCACGGCCCCCGGTGCCGGCCCGGAACCCGGCGCCGGAGCGCCCGGCGCCGAACCCGGTACCGGCCCGGAAACCGGCGCCGAGCCGGCCCGCCCGGCGCCCGGACCGTGGGTGCTGTCCGCCAAGACCGAGCCGGCGCTGCGGGTCCAGGCCGCCCGGCTCCGCGACCACCTGGACACCCACCCGGACGCCGACCCGGCCACCATCGGTGCCGCGCTGGCCGCCACCCGCTCCCGGTTCACCCACCGGGCCGCCATCGTGGCCGACGGCCTGGACGGGTACCGGCAGGCGCTGGACGCCCTCGCCGCCGGGGAGCCATCCGCCGCCGTGGTCACCGGCACCGCCGCCGGGCCGGCCCGCACCGCCCTGGTCTTTCCCGGCCAGGGCTCGCAGTGGGCGGGCATGGCCAGTGAACTGCTGGAAACCTCCCCGGTGTTCCGGGACCGGCTCCGGGAGTGCGCGGCGGCGCTGCGCCCGCACACCGGCTGGGACGTGCTGGACGTGCTCGCCGGACACCCCGACGCGCCGCCGCTGGAACGGGCCGACGTGGTGCAGCCGGCCCTGTTCGCCGTGATGGTGTCGTTGGCCGAACTGTGGCGCGCCTCCGGCGTCCGGGTGGACGCCGTGGTGGGCCACTCGCAGGGCGAGATCGCCGCGGCCTGCGTCGCCGGCGCGCTCAGCCTCGCCGACGCCGCCCTGGTGGTGGCGCTGCGCAGCCGGGCGCTGGCCGCCATCGCCGGCCGGGGCGGCATGGCCTCGATCCCGCTGCCCGCGGCCGAGGTCGCCGCGCTGCTGGCCGACGCGGGCGACCGGCTCGGCATCGCGGCCGTCAACGGTCCCGCGTCCACCGTCGTCTCCGGCGACATCGAGCCGCTGGCCGCGCTCATCGCGCGCTGCGAGGCCGACGGGGTACGGGCACGCCGCATCCCGGTCGACTACGCCTCGCACGGCGCGCACGTCGAGGCGATCGAGGAGGAACTGCTCGGCCTGCTGGCCGGGATCCGTCCGGTCGCGTCCGAGATCCCGTTCCACTCCACCGTCACCGCCGGACGGTTCGACACCACCGGCCTGGACGCCCGCTACTGGTACACCAACCTGCGCCGGACCGTCCGCTACGAGGAAACCGTGCGCGCCCTGCAGGAGGCCGGCTTCCGGGTCTTCATCGAGGCCAGCCCGCACCCGGTGCTCACCGTCGCCACCCAGGAGACGCTGGACGCGGGTACGCCGGCCGCCACCGCGACCGGTTCGCTGCGCCGCGACGACGGCGGCCTGCGGCGCTTCCACACCTCGCTCGGGCAGGCGCACGCCGCCGGCACCGAGGTGGACTGGTCGGTCTTCCACGGCGCCGCCGCGGTCGACGGCGCCGACCTGCCCACGTACGGATTCGTCCGCCAGCGGTACTGGCTGGACGTGCCGCCCGGCGGCGGGAACGTCGCCGACCTGGGCCTGCGGCCCTCCGGGCATCCGCTGCTGGGCGCGACGGTGACGCTCGCCGACACCGACGGGCACCTGTTCACCGGCCGGCTGTCGCTGCACGCGCACCCGTGGCTGGCCGACCACGCGGTGCTCGGCGACCCGCTGCTGCCCGGCGCCGCCCTCGCCGACCTGGCGCTGCACGCGGCCGGGCAGGCCGGCGCGGACCGGATCGAGGAGTTGGTCCTGCACGCGCCGCTGACCCTGCCGGCGTCCGGGTCCGTCCACGTGCAACTGCGGGTCGACGCGCCGGGGCCGGACGGCAGCCGCGCGCTGTCCATCCACTCCCGCCCGGCGGACGAGGACGCGGACCCGACCTGGACCCGCCACGTCACCGGCACGGCCGGCACGGGCACGCCCGGCGCGGGCGGCGCGGGCGGCGCGGGCGGCGCGGAACCGGCCGGGCTGACCGCCTGGCCGCCGGCCGGCGAGCCGGTCGAGCTGGCCGACTTCTACCCGTCGCTGGCCGAGACCGGGCTCGGCTACGGGCCGGTCTTCCAGGGCGTCCGGGCCGTCTGGCGGGACGGCGCCACCGTCTTCGCCGAGGTGGCGCTGCCGCCGGAGACCGAGACCGACGGGTACGGCATCCACCCGGCGCTGCTGGACGCCGCCCTGCACCCGATCGCCCTGCACCACGACCGGGACGCCGTACGGCTGCCGTTCTCGTTCGCCGGCATGCGGCTGCACGCCACCGGCGCCCGCACCGCCCGGGTCCGGATCACCCCGGCCGGCGACGACGCCGTGACGGTGGCCGTCTTCGACCCCGACGGCGCGCCGGTCGCCACGGTCGACTCGCTGGTCACCCGGCCGGTCTCGGCCGCACAACTGGTCGCCGCGCGACCGGCGGGACGGCAGCCGCTGTACGCGGTGGACTGGATCCCGAGCGAGCCGCGCGAGCTGCCGGACGCACCGGTGGTGCCGGTGCTGGACGCCGACGAGCCGGCGGAGACCGAGCCGGCCGAGACCGAGCCGGCGGAGACCGCAGACGCCGGGGTGGTGGCGGTGCGGCTGCCCGCGGGCACCACCCGGCCGACCACGAACCGGTCCGGCAGGCCCTGCGCGTCCTGCACCGATGGCTCGACACCGACGCCCGGATCGTGCTGCTGA